Proteins encoded in a region of the Pelobates fuscus isolate aPelFus1 chromosome 11, aPelFus1.pri, whole genome shotgun sequence genome:
- the LOC134577157 gene encoding inducible metalloproteinase inhibitor protein-like — protein MAFTLLLLTLSLWSTLVNTQTTPPPTTTTTTTTTTSPQTTATGTGTATQIDCGINKIYNSCGSMCPENCTHFDPPPACSKVCSPGCFCKEGYVLDVNGICVPKEKCLSCSGNTTYSSCGTSCPDHCDKEEGFVRPCTMQCLLGCVCKPGYVHVSGKSGPCVLQQDCPVKNIKNVKQ, from the exons ATGGCGTTTACGTTGCTGCTCCTGACGCTAA GTCTCTGGTCCACGCTAGTGAACACACAAACAACACCaccaccaacaacaacaacaacaacaacaacaacaacatctCCTCAGACAACAGCAACCGGTACTGGAACAG CAACACAAATCGACTGCGggataaacaaaatatacaactCGTGTGGCAGCATGTGCCCTGAGAACTGCACCCACTTCGATCCTCCCCCCGCTTGTTCCAAAGTCTGCTCTCCTGGCTGCTTCTGCAAGGAAGGTTATGTACTCGATGTTAACGGAATCTGTGTGCCAAAGGAAAAATGTTTGTCCTGCAGTGGGAACACCACGTACTCTAGCTGTGGTACCAGCTGTCCTGATCACTGCGACAAAGAAGAAGGTTTTGTTCGACCATGCACCATGCAATGCTTGTTGGGGTGTGTATGTAAACCTGGCTATGTGCATGTGTCTGGGAAATCTGGACCCTGTGTCCTTCAGCAAGATTGTcctgtaaaaaatattaaaaacgtaAAACAATAA